Part of the bacterium genome, TGGAATTCCGAAAGGCGCGCGGACAGTCCGTGGTACGCGATGTCTTTGCCGTCTTCCGTCTTTCCGTAATCGCGCATGCGGCGAACGGCAAACGCGAGGCGCTCGTCGTCCGTCGCGACAAGCCCGCCCTCGGCCGCGGTGACGAGCTTGGTCGGCGACATCGAAAAGATTTCGACATCGGCCAGCGAACCGCCGCCACGGCCCTCGTGCGTCGCGCCCAGACCCTGCGCGGAATCGGAGATGAACGGAATGCCGCGATCGCGTGCGATTTGCCGCAGCGCGTCCATATCCGGATACGCGCCGAAGATGTTGACCGCCAGGATCGCACCCGCGCCCTCCGACGCTCGTTCCGCCGCCTCGGGCGAGAGCGTCCACGTCGCCGGATCGATATCGACAAACCGCGGATCGAGGCCGTTCCACACGGCCGCCAGGCCGGTGCTCGCCCAGGTGAACGACGGCATGACGATCGGGCCCCGAATGCCAAGCGCGCGCACGACGAGCAACAGGCCGGAGGTACACGAGGAAAGCGCCACGACGTGCCCGACGCCAAGGCGGCGCGCGGCCTCGGCCTCGAGCTCGAGCGTCATCGGCCCGAGCGTGAGCGTGCCCGACTCGAGAACGCGCCGCCACATCGGGCCGATCTCCTCGAAGTCCGGCAGCGTCGGCGGCATGAGCGGAATACGCGGCCTGGTCACGCCATCGTCTCGCGCCTGCAACGGCTTGCTGTGATGATATTCCCCATTCGCAATTCCCAATTCCTCATTGTTTGTCATATCCGCGCGGCGACGTGAAACGTCTCGGTGCCCCCGCCGAACGCGAGCTGCTCGATCGTCTCCTCGTCCTCGCGGCGCGCGACGGCGACCGGCCGCCAGCCGGCAAGTGCCAAGTCGCCCTGAAACGCGGGCACGCGATACCAGTGAAACACGCCGTCGGCCGGTCCGCGCCCGAGAATCTTGCGCCGCCCGCCCCGGCGCGACACGAAGGCGTCGTCGCGCTCCAGGCGATGCGGGTTATACACATGACGCAGCAGGTTCGCACCGAAAAAATACGCGCGATAAAGTCGCCGCGCCTCGATCGAGTTTGTCGAAAACAGCCCCTTGCCGCCTTTTTTCGTCACGCGCGCCGCCTCGCGCAGGGCCGTCACACGGTTCATCCGCCCGCGGATATGGCCGATGAGCTGGCCGACCATGACGACCGCGTCGAAGGTCTCATCCGGGAAGTCGAGCGAAAGCGCGTCCATGGTCCGGGCGTCGATCTTGAGGTTGCGTTTTTCCGCGCCCTCGCGAACCAGCGCGACAAAACCCGGCTCCGCGTCGATCGCCGTCACGCGATAATTGCGCCGCGCCAGCGAAAACGCCTCGCGCCCGCCGCCACAGCCGATGTTGAGGACGCGGATCCGCTCCGGAAAATGCGCGCGCAGAAGCCTTTGCTCCGTCGGATAGAGCCCGCCCTCCACGACGCTCCGGCCCCAGCGCTCGCGTTCGGCCGGATCGGCGTAAAATTCGCTCATGGCACGATGATCACTCATCCGCGTCACCGGGCTCCCATACCCGCTCCCTTACGGTCGCGGTTCCAACAGCTTTCTCGCCTTATCCCATATTCGACCCGGCGCGATAAGCCGGAAAGTATTTCGTATCCGCCGCGACGCCCGCCGCGCCGATGAGCCGCGCGTATCGCGCGGCGTCGTAAATCGCGCGCCCGACGAAAAACGCCGCGCGCCGATTTGAAAACCCCGCCTTGAATTTGTACAGCGAATCGTCCGGCAACAGCCCGCCGCCGAGCAAAAACGTCGCGAGCCCCTCGTCCCTTGCGCGGCACGCCGCTTCATACAACACAAGATTCGTCCCGCAAAGCGCGCGGGAATCGAAATCCGATCCGCCGAGGTGATAGTGAAGGCGCGGCCCGTGTCGAAGCAGAAGCGCGGCGGCGATGTCGCGGCCCTCGTGCGTCGCGAGCGCGACGCGCGCGTCGTCGCCAAACCCTTCTGCGATCGCGGAGAAATACGCGTCACCGAAATCGTAAACGGAAGACGCCTCGCGCCGGCGCATCGTGGCGCGATACAGCGGGACAAAACGCGCCATGCCGGCCGTGCCCGACGCGAACTCCACGCGCACGCCGCGCTTTCGCGCGTGCGACACGTTCTTGCGGCACGTCAAGGACAATCCCGCGTCGATGTCGTCCGCGAGATCGATGAACACGACGCCGGACGGCGACTCGATGTCGATGCGCGCGGCAAACGGCGTGTGCGTCTGAAGAAGGGGATGAAAACGCACGAACTCGCTTGCCGCGCCAAGCGTGCGCGCGGCCTCGCGCCACGCCGCGCAAAACGCGTCAATAAACGCCGGCTCGCGCCTCGAAAGCAGAGGCCCGGCATAACCATAGGGCGAGACGAGATCGACGCCCGCGACATCGTGCGCGAACGAAAGCGCCGCCAGATCGCGCACAAGGAAAACGTGCACGCCGGCATGACCGCCCTCGTGCACGCTCAGGTACATCGGAGCGCCCTCGCCTTCGCCGGCGATCGCGCGCAGGTACGCCGGACGATAATGGACATCGCCGCCGTCAAAGGGATCCAGAATGCCGGCCGATTCGGCGTCGTCGATGGAAAGCAGGTCCCACGCCACGATGGATTCCGTCAACCGCCGCTTTTCACCGTTCGCTTGGCGACGTTCGACGCGATAAGCACGGGATCCCACACCGCGGAGAACGGCGGCGTGTAGCCAAGGTCGAGGTCGGAGAATTCCTGCACGCTCATGCGCCCGGCGATCGCCGCCGCGACGACATCGACGCGGCCCTTGACGCCCTCCGGCCCGGCGATCTGCGCGCCGAGCAAGCGGCCGTCGTTCCGTCCGTAAACGATCTTTACGAAGATCTCGCCGCCATCGGGAAAATAGTTCGCGCGGCTGTAGGTCTTGATCGTCTTGGCCTGCGCGTCGAAACCCGCCGCGACCGCCTCGTCGATCGTCAAGCCCGTGCGCCCGAAGTCCATGCCGAAAACGCGCACGACGCGCGTGGCGAGCACGCCGCGAAATGTCTCGTCGCCGCCCACGGCGTTGACGCCCGCGACGCGCCCCTGTTTGTTGGCCGACGTTCCCGACGGCGCGAAAACCTTTTCGCCGGTCACCAGATGCAGCGACTCGCAACAATCGCCCGCCGCGAAAACGTTCGGCTCGCTCGTTTCCTGGCGCTCGTTGACGCGGATCGCGCCCCGCGCGCCAAGTTCGATGCCCGCGTCGGCCGCAAGCGCCGTCGACGGTTCGAGGTCGCCGGACATTACGACGAGATCGGCCTCGATGTCCGACGGCGCGACCCGCACGACCCGCACGCCGGTCGATCCATCGAACGCCTGCGGCTCGGCGCCTTGCAGGAGTTTGACGCCGTTACGTTCGAGTTCGCCGGCGATGAGCTGCGTCACCTCCGGGCCGATCCGTCCCATGACGCCGTCGGACGACTCGAAAACCGAGACGGAAAGCCCGATCTTCGCCAGATTCTCCGCGGTTTCCAGGCCGATGTAGTCCGCACCGATGACGGCGGCCATTCGCGGCCGGTGTTCCTCGATATAGCGCTGGATGTCGCGGGCGTCGCCGGGCCGGCGCAACGCGAACACGCCGGGCAGGCCGTTGCCGGGAATGTCCGGCACGCGGATGCGCGCTCCCGTCGCGATGCAAAGCGCGTCGAACGGAAAGGTTTCTTCCATATCGCCCGGACCGAACCGGGCGCGGACCGCCCGCGCCGCGCGGTCGATCTCGACGACGCGGCAATCCGTCCGAAGATCGATGCCCCGGTTGTCGATCGCCGCGTCGCGCGTCACGGCGGTCAAATCGTCCAGATTCGCGACGACGCCGCCAAGGAAATACGGAAGCCCGCACAAAAGCGAGCTGACGTCCGTTCCGCTCTCGAGAAGCGTGACCCGCGTCGCGGGCGATTTGCGGCGCGCCTGGCTTGCCGCGCTCATGCCGGCCGCCTGCCCGCCGATCACCACGAATCGCTCGATGGACACATCTCCCTCCAAAGCGTGGGCGCGACAACAACGCGCGCGCCGCGGTCATGATAGTCTTCCCCCGCAAACGTGGATATCCCTGACACCTCAGAACGCCACCCGCGCGAAACGTGCGCCGAGTTTCGCCGGGGCGGGCTTGACAAAAAACGTGAGCGGGCTTACATCTATATAAGATATAAAGGTCCATTTAACGGTTATATTCAAGCTCCCCTTGCCACGGCGCATTCCGTGCGGCAAGTTCCGCGGCGTCGACGCAAACCGGGTCGACCTCAACGTCAAGGAGCAATCGAGCCATGAGGTTTTCCTACGCCAAGCTGTTCGGATTTCTGATTCTTATCACCGTTTTCGCTGTGTCGGCGTGCGGTTCCGGCCAGGCGCCGCAACAGGCCGCCCCGGAAGGCGGATCCGCGGGCGCCGCCCCGTCGACGATATCC contains:
- a CDS encoding DegT/DnrJ/EryC1/StrS family aminotransferase → MTRPRIPLMPPTLPDFEEIGPMWRRVLESGTLTLGPMTLELEAEAARRLGVGHVVALSSCTSGLLLVVRALGIRGPIVMPSFTWASTGLAAVWNGLDPRFVDIDPATWTLSPEAAERASEGAGAILAVNIFGAYPDMDALRQIARDRGIPFISDSAQGLGATHEGRGGGSLADVEIFSMSPTKLVTAAEGGLVATDDERLAFAVRRMRDYGKTEDGKDIAYHGLSARLSEFHAALALCGLRRIDDLLASRRARYAQYVERLAGAPDIATQDIPAEESSANYFVVRVKGTGRREKLAAALAEKGIASKPYFSPPLHRQTAFAEYAPARPLPETDAASSEGLALPLWTHMPPQIVDEVADAVIENMDRDL
- a CDS encoding FAD-dependent oxidoreductase; its protein translation is MSIERFVVIGGQAAGMSAASQARRKSPATRVTLLESGTDVSSLLCGLPYFLGGVVANLDDLTAVTRDAAIDNRGIDLRTDCRVVEIDRAARAVRARFGPGDMEETFPFDALCIATGARIRVPDIPGNGLPGVFALRRPGDARDIQRYIEEHRPRMAAVIGADYIGLETAENLAKIGLSVSVFESSDGVMGRIGPEVTQLIAGELERNGVKLLQGAEPQAFDGSTGVRVVRVAPSDIEADLVVMSGDLEPSTALAADAGIELGARGAIRVNERQETSEPNVFAAGDCCESLHLVTGEKVFAPSGTSANKQGRVAGVNAVGGDETFRGVLATRVVRVFGMDFGRTGLTIDEAVAAGFDAQAKTIKTYSRANYFPDGGEIFVKIVYGRNDGRLLGAQIAGPEGVKGRVDVVAAAIAGRMSVQEFSDLDLGYTPPFSAVWDPVLIASNVAKRTVKSGG
- a CDS encoding class I SAM-dependent methyltransferase, producing the protein MSEFYADPAERERWGRSVVEGGLYPTEQRLLRAHFPERIRVLNIGCGGGREAFSLARRNYRVTAIDAEPGFVALVREGAEKRNLKIDARTMDALSLDFPDETFDAVVMVGQLIGHIRGRMNRVTALREAARVTKKGGKGLFSTNSIEARRLYRAYFFGANLLRHVYNPHRLERDDAFVSRRGGRRKILGRGPADGVFHWYRVPAFQGDLALAGWRPVAVARREDEETIEQLAFGGGTETFHVAARI
- a CDS encoding GNAT family N-acetyltransferase, which gives rise to MTESIVAWDLLSIDDAESAGILDPFDGGDVHYRPAYLRAIAGEGEGAPMYLSVHEGGHAGVHVFLVRDLAALSFAHDVAGVDLVSPYGYAGPLLSRREPAFIDAFCAAWREAARTLGAASEFVRFHPLLQTHTPFAARIDIESPSGVVFIDLADDIDAGLSLTCRKNVSHARKRGVRVEFASGTAGMARFVPLYRATMRRREASSVYDFGDAYFSAIAEGFGDDARVALATHEGRDIAAALLLRHGPRLHYHLGGSDFDSRALCGTNLVLYEAACRARDEGLATFLLGGGLLPDDSLYKFKAGFSNRRAAFFVGRAIYDAARYARLIGAAGVAADTKYFPAYRAGSNMG